CCCCTTTGCCTCCCGTCCGTTGCCCTATCGAACGGACACACGAAGGAGATATCCATGAACGACGATCGCATCTGGGAATTCGAGCGCGAACTGTGGCTGGGCGGCGGGGACGTCTATCGCGAGAACGTGGCGGAGGATTGCGTCATGGCGCTCCCCGCCGAACCCTTCCTCTACGACCATAGCTCGGCGACCGAGGCGGTCGAGAAAACGCCTCGCTGGAGCGAAGTCGAATTTGCCGACACGCGCGTGACCCGGCCCGAAGAGGGTCTGATCGTGATCGGATACCGCGCTCATGCGCGTCGTGACGACGAGGACTACCATGCCCTGTGCACCAGTACGCTACGCCGGATCTCGCATGAGAACTGGGTCGTGGTGCAGCACCAGC
The genomic region above belongs to Qipengyuania spongiae and contains:
- a CDS encoding DUF4440 domain-containing protein — translated: MNDDRIWEFERELWLGGGDVYRENVAEDCVMALPAEPFLYDHSSATEAVEKTPRWSEVEFADTRVTRPEEGLIVIGYRAHARRDDEDYHALCTSTLRRISHENWVVVQHQQTPFGVEVKDPDAA